The Deltaproteobacteria bacterium DNA window AGCTTGTGTGGGGCGGACACCTGAAACCGCGAAAGACAATCTGGTGGTCTGCGACATGCCCGCGCCGGAGGCAATCGATTATTATGGCATTCTTGACAAGGATTCCAAGGCGGCCATTCGTGTAGGTGATACAGTCGTTTTCGGATTCAGGGCACAGGCTTTTGTAACCAGGGCCTTTGTTGTTCCTGTCTCGGGGATTTCAAAAGGCCAGGCTTTCGTTGAAGGCATCTACGATTCTGATGGGAAACCGACCGTGTGGAAGTAATGGACATGAATAACAGCGCGCTTGCAGTCAAAGATATTTATAAATCATTTTTTAACAA harbors:
- a CDS encoding YhfX family PLP-dependent enzyme; the protein is ACVGRTPETAKDNLVVCDMPAPEAIDYYGILDKDSKAAIRVGDTVVFGFRAQAFVTRAFVVPVSGISKGQAFVEGIYDSDGKPTVWK